A region from the Hydrogenimonas sp. genome encodes:
- a CDS encoding uroporphyrinogen-III synthase, which produces MRHLPMIEFRTIPQNIDFSLYDGLIFTSKQGVIALDGISGGSWRDTPAAAIGKMTAKEIEKRGGKVLFVASKAYGEVLAKELSGRFKSFRWLYPRPRVVASKIASDLRSAGIEVEERVIYETLCREYPKSKKPEDGAVLIFTSPSIVKCFLKQFSWNESYRAVAIGKKTAEAFGGEVGCVVSPSQSIKDTIDFAKSLSQIQK; this is translated from the coding sequence GTGCGGCATCTTCCGATGATCGAGTTCAGGACCATTCCGCAAAATATCGACTTCTCTCTCTATGACGGCCTCATATTTACATCCAAGCAGGGGGTCATAGCGCTGGACGGGATCAGCGGCGGAAGTTGGAGAGATACCCCTGCGGCCGCTATCGGCAAGATGACGGCAAAAGAGATCGAAAAGAGGGGAGGCAAGGTACTTTTTGTCGCCTCCAAAGCCTACGGAGAGGTTCTTGCGAAAGAGTTGTCCGGCAGGTTCAAATCTTTCAGATGGCTCTATCCGCGTCCCAGGGTGGTAGCCTCCAAGATAGCCTCAGACCTCCGATCGGCCGGCATAGAGGTTGAAGAGAGGGTCATTTACGAGACTCTCTGCAGGGAGTATCCCAAGAGCAAGAAGCCGGAAGATGGAGCGGTCCTGATCTTTACATCGCCCTCCATTGTGAAGTGCTTTCTAAAGCAGTTCAGCTGGAACGAAAGCTACAGGGCCGTAGCCATCGGAAAAAAGACGGCCGAGGCCTTCGGAGGGGAAGTCGGGTGCGTGGTTTCACCCTCTCAGTCGATCAAAGATACGATAGATTTCGCAAAGAGTCTATCCCAAATCCAGAAATAG
- a CDS encoding GMP synthase [glutamine-hydrolyzing]: MKDVSIIVLDFGSQYTQLIARRLREEKVYCEIVPYFTKADEIKAKNPRGIILSGGPASVYDEGAFTVDRAVYELGVPVLGICYGMQRIAVDFGGRVVRSTHHEYGKAELHFHEEHGDTSPLFEGCHDGTVVWMSHSDRVETLPEGFKPIAYSDNSPYAAIADESRKIYALQFHPEVHHSEEGHIMLRNFARKICGVVEKWDMGHFLKEQIRKIREQVGDGKVLCALSGGVDSSVVAALLYEAIGDQLIPVFVDNGLLRKGEREQVESVFKVHLKVPLITVDASEHFLVKLAGITDPEQKRKIIGHTFIEVFEEEAKKHEGIKFLAQGTLYPDVIESVSVKGPSETIKSHHNVGGLPDWMDFELIEPLRELFKDEVRRLGLELGLPESLVYRHPFPGPGLAIRIMGEVNIYDLDILREADVILLEELKASGYYNKTWQAFAVLLNVKSVGVMGDNRTYDNTVCVRVVEAVDGMTATFAHLPHDLLERISRRIINEVDGINRVVYDISSKPPATIEWE, translated from the coding sequence TTGAAAGATGTCAGCATCATAGTGCTCGATTTCGGATCGCAGTATACACAGCTAATCGCCAGAAGACTTCGCGAAGAGAAGGTCTACTGTGAAATTGTCCCATACTTTACCAAGGCCGATGAGATCAAGGCGAAAAACCCAAGGGGGATCATTTTGAGCGGAGGTCCAGCGTCGGTTTACGACGAGGGTGCATTTACGGTAGACAGGGCCGTTTACGAACTCGGAGTGCCGGTTCTGGGTATCTGTTACGGAATGCAGCGCATCGCCGTCGATTTCGGCGGCAGGGTGGTCCGCTCCACACATCACGAATATGGAAAAGCCGAGCTCCATTTTCATGAAGAGCACGGAGACACTTCGCCTCTCTTCGAGGGGTGTCACGACGGAACTGTCGTATGGATGAGCCACAGTGACCGGGTTGAGACGCTGCCGGAGGGCTTCAAGCCCATAGCATACAGCGACAACTCTCCATACGCCGCAATAGCGGACGAGAGTCGAAAAATATATGCTCTGCAGTTCCACCCGGAGGTCCACCACTCCGAAGAGGGGCACATAATGCTGCGCAACTTCGCCCGAAAGATCTGCGGGGTTGTAGAGAAGTGGGATATGGGCCATTTTCTCAAAGAGCAGATCAGGAAGATCCGCGAGCAGGTAGGTGACGGAAAAGTGCTGTGCGCTCTTAGCGGAGGTGTTGACTCTTCGGTGGTAGCGGCACTTCTTTACGAGGCGATAGGAGATCAGCTGATCCCGGTTTTCGTAGACAACGGACTTCTTAGAAAGGGTGAACGAGAACAGGTCGAGAGCGTCTTCAAAGTTCACCTGAAAGTCCCTCTCATAACCGTAGACGCGAGCGAACACTTTCTTGTGAAGCTGGCCGGTATTACCGACCCGGAGCAGAAACGCAAGATCATCGGCCATACATTCATAGAGGTTTTCGAAGAGGAGGCCAAAAAACACGAGGGTATCAAGTTCCTGGCACAAGGGACCCTCTACCCCGATGTTATCGAGTCGGTCTCCGTCAAGGGGCCCAGCGAGACAATCAAGTCGCACCACAATGTAGGCGGCCTTCCCGACTGGATGGATTTCGAGCTGATAGAGCCGCTTCGTGAACTCTTCAAAGATGAGGTACGCAGGCTGGGGCTGGAGCTGGGACTTCCCGAATCCCTGGTATACCGCCACCCGTTCCCCGGGCCGGGACTCGCCATACGCATCATGGGAGAGGTAAACATTTACGATCTCGACATACTTCGCGAAGCGGATGTGATACTGCTCGAAGAGCTCAAGGCTAGCGGATACTACAACAAAACATGGCAGGCGTTTGCGGTACTGCTCAATGTAAAGAGTGTCGGCGTCATGGGTGACAACCGAACCTACGACAATACCGTCTGCGTAAGGGTGGTCGAAGCGGTCGACGGAATGACCGCTACGTTCGCCCACCTGCCGCACGACCTTCTTGAGCGGATCAGCCGCCGCATAATCAACGAAGTGGACGGCATAAACAGGGTCGTCTACGATATCAGTTCCAAACCGCCGGCGACGATAGAATGGGAGTAG
- a CDS encoding excinuclease ABC subunit C, with product MLETLKNLPDRPGVYQYFDRDGRLLYVGKAKSLKKRVKSYFRMRPELAPAPRLGPRIHRMVSKTARIETIVTQSESDALLLENSLIKQLKPKYNILLRDDKTYPYIYLDLSQPFPRFELTRRVVKGKDVKYFGPFPAGARAILSSLYELVPLVQKKGCLKGKKACLFHQIGRCMAPCEGKIDTKEYAKLIDEALGYIHNKKRLISALKEKMSFYAESMRYEEAAEIRDRIEAIGKIEEYSAADLATLENLDIFTVGYDDTHGVIVRMFMREGKIVSSSHTLFDVHEDIDIQEIYRRAILEFYAPGTPFAAGTVLTAVPLDEASGLSDLISIRVGRRVGILSPKRGAKRRLVELGLQNAEELLKQHKKRPKSLLSKQIGDLLGLSSPPVRVEVFDNSHLMGRACVGAMAVMHEERWDKESYRHYNLDSRDEYGQMREMLGRRIESFEKEPPPDLWVIDGGETLRQLAVTLLKDAGVNLPVVAIAKEKIDAKAHRAKGAAKDILHTPEGELRLMPGDGRLQWFQRLRDEAHRFAISFHKKQRLKREKEISLLEAEGIGPAKVKRLLDFFGTFEAVKSAGIKDLSAVLSEKDAQSLFEHLKNIAK from the coding sequence ATGCTCGAGACGCTGAAAAACCTTCCGGACAGGCCGGGTGTATACCAATATTTCGACCGCGACGGCAGGCTTCTTTATGTGGGAAAGGCGAAGAGTCTCAAAAAGCGGGTGAAAAGCTACTTCAGAATGAGGCCGGAACTTGCGCCGGCACCGAGGCTCGGGCCGCGCATACATAGAATGGTCAGCAAGACGGCAAGAATAGAGACAATCGTTACACAGAGCGAAAGCGACGCATTGCTGCTGGAAAACTCGCTGATAAAACAGCTCAAACCCAAATACAACATCCTGCTGCGCGACGACAAGACATACCCCTACATCTACCTGGACCTCAGCCAACCCTTTCCCCGCTTCGAACTCACCAGAAGAGTGGTAAAGGGAAAAGATGTAAAGTATTTCGGCCCGTTTCCCGCCGGAGCGAGAGCCATTCTCTCCTCTCTTTACGAGTTGGTGCCTCTCGTTCAGAAAAAGGGGTGCCTGAAGGGGAAAAAAGCGTGTCTTTTCCATCAGATAGGCCGCTGCATGGCCCCTTGCGAAGGGAAGATCGACACGAAAGAGTATGCGAAACTGATAGATGAGGCGCTCGGCTATATCCACAACAAAAAGAGGCTCATCTCCGCCCTGAAGGAGAAGATGTCTTTTTACGCGGAGTCGATGCGCTACGAAGAGGCTGCGGAGATCCGCGACCGCATAGAGGCGATAGGAAAGATCGAGGAGTACTCCGCAGCGGACCTTGCAACGCTCGAAAACCTCGATATTTTCACGGTCGGCTACGACGATACCCACGGGGTGATAGTCAGAATGTTCATGCGGGAAGGGAAGATCGTATCTTCAAGCCATACCCTCTTCGATGTGCATGAAGATATCGACATACAGGAGATTTATAGACGTGCGATTCTGGAGTTCTACGCCCCGGGAACCCCGTTTGCGGCAGGCACGGTCCTGACTGCCGTACCGCTGGACGAGGCTTCCGGCCTTTCCGACCTTATAAGCATAAGAGTGGGCCGAAGAGTCGGAATACTCTCACCCAAAAGGGGAGCGAAAAGGCGGCTTGTCGAACTGGGGCTGCAGAATGCCGAAGAGCTTTTGAAACAGCATAAAAAGAGACCTAAGTCGCTGCTTTCGAAGCAGATAGGCGATCTACTGGGGCTCTCCTCACCGCCGGTCAGAGTGGAGGTCTTCGACAACTCGCACCTTATGGGAAGAGCCTGTGTGGGAGCGATGGCGGTAATGCACGAAGAGAGGTGGGACAAAGAGAGTTACAGGCACTACAACCTGGACTCCAGAGACGAATACGGCCAGATGAGGGAGATGCTTGGCAGACGGATAGAGAGCTTCGAAAAAGAGCCGCCGCCCGACCTGTGGGTAATAGACGGGGGAGAGACGCTGCGGCAGCTGGCTGTAACTCTCCTGAAAGATGCGGGGGTCAACCTCCCGGTGGTCGCCATAGCGAAGGAGAAGATCGACGCCAAGGCCCACCGGGCGAAAGGGGCCGCGAAAGATATACTCCATACGCCCGAAGGTGAGCTGCGGCTCATGCCAGGCGACGGAAGGCTTCAGTGGTTTCAGCGGCTGCGTGACGAAGCGCACCGCTTCGCGATATCGTTTCACAAAAAGCAGCGCCTGAAGAGAGAGAAGGAGATCTCCCTGCTTGAAGCGGAAGGAATAGGCCCTGCGAAGGTCAAACGGCTTCTCGACTTTTTCGGCACCTTCGAAGCTGTGAAAAGTGCCGGCATAAAAGATCTCTCCGCGGTGTTGAGCGAAAAGGATGCGCAAAGCCTTTTCGAGCACCTGAAAAATATCGCTAAATAA
- a CDS encoding L-aspartate oxidase yields the protein MKTHTKYDVIIIGAGIAGLYAALHIPKEKNVLILCKDIPWECNTFYAQGGVAAAVDGDDVELHIEDTLKAGAGLCNEEAVRTMVEESLDVIPDLLERGFEFDRDEEGRLLYTKEAAHSRSRILHAGGDATGRYLHQFLMKLNPHPFIYNVRVFDLMRSGDTCYGLRALINNEIKELYADNMIIASGGVGSLYAYHTNSRTISSDIHGICIERGIKLDMMEMMQFHPTVFVDNPWARKQLLTEALRGEGAQIVDEEGRRFLFDYDERGELAPRDIVSRAVFDYKKRSESRVFLKMDMFDEEFFAHRFPNIKSALAGLGFNLPHDLVPISPAFHYAIGGIVCDLDGRVPGLENLYVVGEAASTGVHGANRLASNSLLEGLVFGKRAALKLNEESFSWSQKPPFAEFKGSLIEKDDTILKQRLRRTMWQEVGIVRTVSGLKRALDFVDDVQHLTIGRLLALRLKTARNIIESALSRKESVGAHYILNE from the coding sequence ATGAAAACCCATACGAAATATGACGTCATAATCATAGGTGCCGGTATAGCCGGCCTTTATGCGGCACTCCATATTCCGAAAGAGAAGAACGTTTTGATTCTCTGCAAAGATATTCCCTGGGAGTGCAACACATTCTATGCCCAGGGAGGAGTGGCCGCGGCTGTGGACGGGGATGATGTGGAACTACATATAGAAGACACCCTCAAAGCCGGTGCCGGGCTCTGCAACGAAGAGGCCGTTCGCACGATGGTTGAAGAGAGCCTGGATGTAATTCCTGATCTCCTTGAACGCGGTTTCGAATTCGACCGTGATGAAGAGGGGAGGCTGCTCTACACGAAAGAGGCGGCGCACAGCAGGTCACGCATACTACATGCAGGCGGAGACGCTACCGGCCGCTATCTTCACCAGTTTCTGATGAAACTGAACCCCCACCCGTTCATCTACAATGTAAGGGTCTTCGACCTGATGCGCTCTGGCGATACATGCTACGGCCTTCGTGCCCTGATAAACAATGAGATAAAAGAGCTCTATGCCGACAACATGATAATCGCCAGCGGCGGTGTAGGAAGCCTCTATGCCTATCATACCAATTCGCGCACCATTAGCTCCGATATTCACGGGATCTGCATCGAAAGGGGCATCAAGCTGGATATGATGGAGATGATGCAGTTTCATCCGACTGTTTTCGTCGACAATCCGTGGGCGAGAAAGCAGCTTTTGACGGAGGCTTTGAGGGGAGAGGGGGCCCAGATAGTGGATGAGGAGGGGAGGAGATTTCTCTTCGACTACGACGAGAGGGGAGAGCTCGCCCCGCGGGATATCGTCAGCAGGGCGGTTTTCGACTACAAGAAGAGGAGCGAAAGCAGGGTCTTTTTGAAGATGGATATGTTCGACGAGGAGTTTTTCGCCCACAGATTCCCGAACATAAAGAGTGCGCTTGCCGGTCTGGGCTTCAACCTGCCTCACGATCTTGTTCCCATATCTCCGGCGTTTCATTACGCCATCGGAGGAATTGTCTGCGATCTGGACGGACGGGTGCCGGGCCTGGAAAATCTCTATGTCGTAGGTGAAGCGGCCAGCACCGGTGTTCACGGGGCCAACAGGCTCGCCAGCAATTCGCTGCTCGAAGGTCTGGTTTTCGGAAAACGGGCGGCGCTCAAACTCAATGAAGAGTCTTTCTCTTGGAGCCAGAAACCGCCTTTTGCGGAGTTCAAAGGCTCCCTGATAGAGAAGGACGATACGATACTGAAGCAGCGCCTTAGAAGAACGATGTGGCAGGAGGTGGGAATCGTCCGTACTGTCTCCGGGCTGAAGCGTGCGCTCGATTTCGTCGACGACGTGCAGCATCTGACCATAGGACGCCTTCTCGCACTCCGCCTAAAAACGGCGAGAAACATCATAGAGAGTGCACTCTCCCGGAAGGAGTCTGTCGGAGCGCACTACATACTCAACGAGTAG
- a CDS encoding Na+/H+ antiporter NhaD type, with protein MHEATMHLTTTWVGIVDLAIFVIAYYFIATEEKYEINKAKPALFAGTFMFMMIGVYFSLNGMDPDPMHDEMSKLILEIAEIFFFLFVAMTFIETLIERRVFDVLKYKLVSKGYSYKKLFWLTGLLAFFISPVADNLTTALILSTVLFTIDKTNKEFLVPGAINIVVAANAGGAWSPFGDITTLMAWTAGKGEFVDFLYLFVPSIASWLLTGWLLAMYVPKGEPHFNVETEKVPQMKEGGKTVIWLGAFTIAIAVIGHQLFHFPAMWGMMFGLSLLKLHSFRLSRKGHNGYDVFVNMKKIENDTLLFFFGILSAVGALHFLGYLEYIHDLYSLVGPTAANIGVGFISAIVDNVPVMSAILKASPEMGLDQWLLVTLTAGIGGSLISFGSAAGVGVMGRLRGIYTFGAHIKLAWTVLAGYILAMVLWYIQFEMLGLY; from the coding sequence ATGCATGAAGCGACTATGCACCTGACGACGACATGGGTCGGAATTGTGGATTTGGCGATTTTCGTAATTGCCTACTATTTTATAGCCACAGAAGAGAAGTATGAGATAAACAAGGCCAAGCCTGCACTCTTTGCGGGAACATTCATGTTCATGATGATCGGTGTCTACTTTAGCCTGAACGGAATGGACCCCGATCCGATGCACGATGAGATGTCTAAACTCATTCTCGAGATTGCGGAGATATTCTTCTTCCTCTTCGTCGCTATGACCTTTATCGAAACACTGATAGAGCGGCGGGTTTTCGATGTTTTGAAATATAAACTGGTCTCAAAAGGGTACAGTTACAAAAAGCTCTTCTGGCTGACCGGCCTTCTGGCGTTCTTCATCTCTCCGGTGGCCGACAATCTTACGACGGCGTTGATTCTCTCCACGGTACTCTTTACGATCGATAAAACGAATAAAGAGTTTCTGGTGCCCGGTGCCATCAACATAGTTGTTGCCGCCAATGCGGGCGGTGCGTGGAGCCCGTTCGGAGATATTACGACACTTATGGCATGGACGGCGGGCAAGGGAGAGTTCGTCGACTTCCTCTATCTCTTCGTCCCTTCTATAGCAAGCTGGCTGCTTACCGGCTGGCTGCTGGCCATGTATGTACCGAAAGGCGAGCCGCACTTCAATGTGGAAACCGAAAAGGTGCCGCAGATGAAAGAGGGCGGCAAGACCGTCATATGGCTCGGTGCCTTTACGATCGCCATAGCGGTTATAGGGCATCAGCTCTTCCACTTCCCTGCAATGTGGGGCATGATGTTCGGACTCTCCCTGCTGAAGCTGCACTCTTTCAGGCTCTCCCGCAAAGGGCATAACGGATATGATGTTTTCGTCAACATGAAAAAGATAGAGAACGATACGCTGCTCTTCTTCTTCGGTATCCTCTCCGCTGTAGGGGCGCTCCACTTTCTCGGCTACCTGGAGTATATCCACGACCTCTACTCCCTTGTCGGACCTACGGCCGCCAATATCGGGGTAGGGTTCATTTCGGCTATTGTGGACAATGTACCTGTCATGAGCGCCATCTTGAAGGCAAGCCCGGAGATGGGATTGGACCAGTGGCTGCTCGTCACCCTGACTGCGGGTATCGGCGGAAGCCTCATTAGCTTCGGTTCCGCCGCCGGGGTCGGTGTTATGGGGCGCCTGCGCGGCATATACACTTTCGGCGCGCATATAAAGCTTGCCTGGACCGTTCTGGCCGGCTATATACTCGCTATGGTTCTTTGGTATATCCAGTTCGAGATGCTCGGACTTTATTGA
- a CDS encoding BarA sensory histidine kinase gives MQIGVQSKLKLISLFPITLLLAFASFFLYQSATNYLKVQTLNERIEYNAIVNRVATQLAVERGLTSIYIASNGKKAIEKLKKQRAAVDREIAEFNRYLSNHPEVKPKKLIRLLLGMLGKKREQIDTLQIDFNKAFFNYYSVLIKALIEEIDKVTTIGLEHEIANEAKAYVNFAKAKEYSGIERGFMSYILTRYTKMSDEELQKWIHYIGQADSFEYDFINDEELKQRVHALLTSPEAERAFEALTKARTEILHSINDGYYTIDPLYWFKLNTEKITRLAEAQSIIFTSLKEKSGETMEEQMFIALASAALWVITLILATLGYIVSREITQNIKNLEAILQSAAESTSKQININLDTAEGTAKAYSLLQTIIEEARHEQQRAEEASEAKSLFLANMSHEIRTPLNGIVGFTELLKNTELKGEQKEFVSIIEKSSENLLEIINNILDLSKIESNKVEIENIVFNPIEEFESAVEIYAVKAAEKSVNLACFIDPRLNQPIKGDPTKIKEILINLLSNAVKFTNQGGAINVEIRKVHAEDPDRCAISFSVEDTGIGISPDKKAHIFEAFSQADTSVTRKFGGTGLGLTISARYAELMGGHLQLESELGKGTRFYFTLEFDELPQMNEDMYNRFSNVSVAMYRSAGMHKKQDDYIKEYLDYFGATLIPFGSPEELIKLATEKKVQSALIDSDYASDSDLRKMGKTPLHCNVIIKSTQQKRIENLKLHCEKILYEPINATKMVSVLKAATSGVVKEMRRPMLELEHIGFKAKALVAEDNTINQKLIKRTLEDLGLEVELADNGLEAFEKRRSGDYDIIFMDISMPVMDGVEATHEILDYEEDENVPHVPIVALTANALKGDRERFLAEGLDEYTTKPLIREEIVSILKKFLSGKMNTGETKEGLSAESEEKEINFETSAQPVESAAEKPAENQAGSEEAEQKARERILVLKKSPLESKIFANMLHELGFKVDIANDAKELIGMIDEETGLVFVDKEREGLALSALRENLKLNAPHAAIVLMTDPTSEVTTEERELSDEVIVNLVNRDLIRLIVEKFIKNEG, from the coding sequence ATGCAAATAGGCGTACAAAGTAAACTCAAACTGATATCTCTTTTCCCAATCACCCTGCTGCTGGCATTTGCCAGCTTTTTTCTCTATCAGTCGGCTACCAACTACCTTAAGGTTCAAACCCTAAATGAACGGATTGAGTACAACGCCATAGTCAACCGTGTAGCCACCCAGCTGGCCGTAGAGCGCGGACTCACATCGATATATATCGCATCGAACGGCAAAAAAGCGATCGAAAAGCTGAAAAAGCAGCGGGCCGCAGTCGATAGAGAGATAGCCGAATTCAACAGATACCTATCCAACCACCCGGAAGTCAAACCGAAAAAACTGATAAGGCTGTTGCTTGGTATGCTCGGAAAGAAGCGTGAGCAGATCGATACACTCCAGATCGATTTCAACAAAGCCTTTTTCAACTACTACTCGGTGCTTATAAAAGCGCTTATTGAAGAGATAGACAAGGTAACCACCATCGGCCTGGAGCATGAGATAGCGAACGAAGCGAAAGCCTACGTAAACTTTGCGAAAGCGAAAGAGTACAGCGGTATTGAACGCGGATTCATGTCTTATATTCTTACCAGATATACCAAGATGAGCGACGAAGAGCTGCAAAAATGGATCCACTACATTGGACAGGCCGACTCTTTCGAGTACGATTTCATAAACGACGAAGAGCTCAAGCAGCGTGTACACGCCCTGCTCACCTCCCCGGAAGCAGAGAGAGCTTTCGAAGCGCTAACAAAAGCAAGAACGGAGATACTTCACTCCATAAATGACGGCTACTACACGATTGACCCTCTCTACTGGTTCAAGCTGAATACTGAGAAGATTACACGCCTGGCAGAGGCGCAGAGTATCATATTCACTTCACTGAAAGAGAAGAGCGGCGAGACGATGGAAGAGCAGATGTTCATAGCCCTCGCTTCGGCGGCTCTATGGGTAATAACACTGATTCTGGCAACCCTCGGATACATAGTGAGCAGGGAGATCACACAGAACATCAAGAATCTAGAGGCGATTCTGCAGAGTGCGGCCGAATCCACAAGCAAGCAGATCAATATCAACCTCGATACGGCAGAAGGAACGGCCAAGGCCTACTCGCTTCTTCAGACGATCATAGAAGAGGCAAGGCATGAGCAGCAGCGTGCCGAAGAGGCGAGCGAAGCGAAGAGTCTCTTCCTCGCGAACATGAGTCACGAGATCAGGACCCCGTTAAACGGTATCGTCGGCTTTACGGAGCTTCTAAAAAATACGGAACTCAAAGGTGAGCAGAAGGAGTTCGTAAGCATCATAGAGAAGAGCTCCGAAAACCTGCTCGAGATCATCAACAATATTCTAGACCTATCGAAGATAGAGAGCAACAAAGTCGAGATAGAAAACATTGTATTCAACCCGATAGAAGAGTTTGAGAGCGCGGTCGAAATCTACGCCGTCAAAGCTGCCGAGAAGAGTGTCAACCTGGCATGCTTCATAGACCCAAGGCTCAACCAGCCCATCAAGGGTGATCCTACCAAGATCAAAGAGATCCTGATAAACCTTCTTAGCAACGCCGTCAAGTTCACCAACCAGGGCGGAGCGATCAATGTCGAAATCAGAAAAGTCCATGCCGAAGATCCCGACAGGTGTGCCATCAGCTTCAGTGTCGAAGATACCGGTATAGGAATCTCTCCAGACAAAAAAGCGCACATCTTCGAAGCCTTTTCACAGGCCGATACAAGTGTTACGAGAAAATTCGGCGGAACGGGCCTCGGACTCACGATATCGGCCAGATATGCCGAATTGATGGGCGGGCATCTCCAGCTAGAGAGCGAACTGGGCAAAGGCACCAGGTTCTATTTCACCCTGGAGTTCGATGAGCTTCCGCAGATGAACGAAGATATGTACAACAGATTCAGCAACGTTTCAGTCGCAATGTACAGATCCGCCGGCATGCATAAGAAGCAGGACGACTACATAAAAGAGTATCTCGACTACTTCGGTGCCACACTGATCCCTTTCGGGTCCCCGGAGGAGTTGATAAAACTCGCCACGGAGAAGAAGGTCCAGTCAGCCCTTATCGATAGCGACTACGCTTCGGACAGTGACCTCAGAAAGATGGGTAAAACTCCCCTCCACTGCAACGTCATAATCAAGTCGACACAGCAGAAGCGAATAGAGAATCTGAAGCTCCACTGCGAAAAGATTCTCTACGAACCGATAAACGCCACAAAGATGGTTTCGGTACTCAAAGCGGCTACTTCAGGCGTAGTCAAAGAGATGCGCCGGCCGATGCTCGAACTCGAGCATATCGGCTTCAAGGCCAAAGCGCTGGTGGCGGAAGACAATACGATAAACCAGAAGCTGATCAAAAGAACCCTCGAGGATCTGGGGCTTGAGGTCGAGCTCGCCGACAACGGACTAGAAGCGTTCGAAAAACGCAGAAGCGGAGACTACGACATCATCTTCATGGATATATCCATGCCTGTCATGGACGGTGTAGAGGCGACACACGAGATCCTCGACTACGAAGAGGATGAAAACGTTCCGCATGTGCCTATAGTCGCTTTGACAGCCAACGCGCTCAAGGGCGATAGGGAGAGATTCCTGGCCGAAGGACTCGACGAGTATACTACCAAGCCGCTGATCAGGGAGGAGATCGTTTCGATTCTGAAGAAATTTCTCTCGGGCAAAATGAACACCGGAGAGACGAAAGAGGGGCTTTCTGCGGAGAGTGAGGAGAAAGAGATCAACTTCGAAACTTCTGCCCAACCGGTCGAAAGTGCGGCAGAGAAACCGGCGGAAAACCAGGCTGGAAGCGAAGAGGCGGAACAGAAAGCGAGAGAGAGGATCCTGGTTCTGAAAAAGAGCCCTCTCGAGAGTAAGATTTTCGCAAATATGCTTCACGAACTTGGATTCAAGGTCGATATTGCAAATGACGCAAAAGAGCTTATAGGCATGATAGATGAAGAGACCGGTTTGGTTTTTGTAGACAAAGAGAGAGAGGGCCTTGCGCTGTCCGCTCTGCGTGAAAATCTGAAGTTAAACGCGCCGCACGCCGCTATAGTCCTGATGACAGATCCGACAAGTGAGGTCACTACGGAAGAGAGAGAGCTGAGCGACGAAGTTATTGTCAACCTGGTAAACAGGGATCTTATAAGATTGATTGTGGAAAAATTTATTAAGAACGAAGGATAA
- a CDS encoding aerotaxis sensor receptor protein codes for MRRPEPIDEEYTFVDGIIISETDLNGIITYANRKFIEISGYTKEELVGQPHSIIRHPDMPKAAFKEMWDTIQADKEWTGLVKNLRKDGRYYWVSTFIKPVFKNGKKVGYIAARHPAKRIDIDSITHRYAQMLEDEMSKG; via the coding sequence ATGAGAAGACCTGAACCGATCGATGAAGAGTATACCTTCGTTGACGGAATCATTATCAGCGAAACGGACCTCAACGGTATCATTACATACGCGAACCGGAAGTTCATCGAGATTTCCGGCTACACAAAAGAGGAGCTGGTGGGACAGCCCCACAGCATCATCCGCCACCCGGATATGCCGAAAGCCGCCTTTAAAGAGATGTGGGATACCATTCAGGCCGATAAAGAGTGGACAGGTCTTGTTAAAAATCTGCGCAAAGACGGCCGATATTACTGGGTCAGCACTTTCATCAAACCGGTCTTCAAAAACGGTAAAAAAGTCGGATACATTGCTGCCAGGCATCCGGCCAAACGGATAGATATCGATTCGATAACCCATAGATACGCCCAGATGCTTGAAGATGAGATGAGTAAAGGATAA